A window of the Synechococcus sp. JA-3-3Ab genome harbors these coding sequences:
- a CDS encoding tocopherol cyclase family protein, with the protein MAECFKQNGSTDWGSLPHGGYHWDGCAEPFFEGWYSRVTLPGDPPLSFAFMYAIDPRRGGMAQVLGPEEELHWRTFPNPQRFWASWRHLALGHAGGPGESWRGLQEPLTFFQHTASGYQYTARLNQGILPDPVRGEAIRWLYRIQLCSAYGIPPRATMGAWSYLPIFEPGWQILMSHGLASGWVEWRGRRFEFEQAPAYAEKNWGQSFPRRWFWIQCNAFPNHSGLSLTCAGAERQVLTRPEEVALISLHGGGSQPFLEWRPGQARLTWQVDPWGSWQVRGEDARWCIQLEGHTQRPGQTVFTPGPEGMRRNCRDTLAGHLQVRLWQRNGQVWTQVLAASSSQAGLEVGGEVPRSWPGHC; encoded by the coding sequence GTGGCAGAGTGCTTTAAGCAAAACGGCTCAACGGACTGGGGATCCCTGCCCCATGGCGGCTATCACTGGGATGGCTGTGCCGAGCCGTTTTTCGAGGGCTGGTACAGCCGGGTCACTTTACCTGGGGATCCGCCCCTCAGCTTTGCCTTCATGTACGCCATCGACCCCAGGCGGGGAGGCATGGCGCAGGTGTTGGGGCCAGAGGAGGAGCTGCATTGGCGCACCTTCCCCAATCCACAGCGCTTCTGGGCCAGTTGGCGGCACCTGGCCTTGGGGCACGCTGGCGGGCCAGGCGAGAGCTGGCGAGGGCTGCAGGAGCCCCTCACCTTCTTCCAACACACCGCCAGCGGCTACCAATACACCGCCCGCCTCAACCAGGGGATCCTGCCAGATCCTGTCAGAGGCGAGGCCATCCGCTGGCTCTATCGCATTCAACTCTGCTCTGCCTACGGGATCCCGCCGCGGGCCACCATGGGAGCCTGGTCTTATCTGCCCATCTTCGAGCCGGGCTGGCAGATCCTGATGAGCCACGGCCTGGCCAGCGGCTGGGTGGAGTGGCGGGGCAGGCGCTTCGAATTCGAGCAGGCCCCCGCCTACGCCGAAAAAAACTGGGGACAAAGCTTCCCTCGCCGCTGGTTTTGGATCCAGTGCAACGCCTTTCCCAACCATTCCGGCCTCAGCCTCACCTGCGCCGGAGCCGAGCGGCAGGTGCTCACCCGCCCCGAAGAAGTCGCCCTGATCAGCCTGCACGGCGGGGGATCCCAGCCTTTTTTGGAGTGGCGGCCCGGCCAAGCTCGGCTAACCTGGCAGGTGGATCCCTGGGGATCCTGGCAGGTGCGCGGCGAAGACGCCCGTTGGTGCATCCAACTGGAAGGTCACACCCAGCGGCCTGGGCAAACCGTCTTCACCCCTGGCCCGGAAGGGATGCGGCGCAACTGCCGCGACACCCTGGCCGGCCATCTGCAGGTGCGGCTGTGGCAGCGCAACGGCCAGGTCTGGACGCAGGTGCTTGCGGCCAGCAGCTCCCAAGCCGGCCTCGAGGTGGGGGGAGAAGTTCCGCGATCCTGGCCAGGGCATTGTTGA
- a CDS encoding ATP-dependent Clp protease ATP-binding subunit, translating into MFERFTEKAIKVIMLAQEEARRLGHNFVGTEQILLGLIGEGTGVAAKVLKSMGVNLKDARIEVEKIIGRGSGFVAVEIPFTPRAKRVLELSLEEARQLGHNYIGTEHLLLGLIREGEGVAARVLENLGVDLSKVRTQVIRMLGETAEVTAGGGSSSRTKTPTLDEFGSNLTQLAQEGKLDPVVGRTREIERVIQILGRRTKNNPVLIGEPGVGKTAIAEGLAQRIVQGDVPDILADKRVVSLDIGLLVAGTKYRGEFEERLKKIMDEIRNAGNIILVIDEVHTLIGAGAAEGAIDAANILKPALARGELQCIGATTLDEYRKHIERDAALERRFQPIMVGEPSVSETIEILFGLRERYEQHHKLKISDAALEAAAKLADQYISDRFLPDKAIDLIDEAASRVRLINSQLPPAARELDQELRRVLKEKDAAVRAQDFDRAGELRDREMEIKQQIRAIAAAKKAEESSRQEMPEVTEEDIAQVVSAWTGVPVAKLTESESEKLLHMEETLHQRIIGQDEAVRAISRAIRRARVGLKNPNRPIASFIFSGPTGVGKTELTKALAAYFFGSESAMIRLDMSEYMERHTVSKLIGSPPGYVGYNEGGQLTEAVRRRPYTVVLFDEIEKAHPDVFNLLLQILEDGRLTDAKGRTVDFKNTLIVMTSNIGSKVIEKGGGSLGFEFNTNDEDANYNRIRNLVHEELKQYFRPEFLNRVDEIIVFRQLTKEEVKQIADILLKEVFDRMKEKKIYLTVSDRFKDLLVEEGYNPSYGARPLRRAIQRLLEDILAEEILTGHVKEGSEVLIDVDEERKPKVLVTEPERVLLPQGAE; encoded by the coding sequence ATGTTTGAACGCTTTACGGAAAAAGCCATCAAGGTGATCATGCTGGCCCAGGAGGAGGCCAGACGGTTGGGTCACAATTTCGTTGGCACCGAGCAAATCTTGTTGGGGTTAATCGGCGAGGGCACTGGGGTCGCCGCCAAAGTTCTCAAGTCCATGGGAGTGAACTTGAAGGACGCCCGCATTGAAGTCGAGAAAATTATTGGCCGGGGATCCGGCTTTGTGGCCGTCGAGATCCCTTTCACTCCCCGCGCCAAGCGAGTGCTGGAGCTCTCCTTAGAAGAAGCTCGCCAGCTCGGCCACAACTACATCGGCACTGAGCACCTGCTCCTGGGCCTGATCCGCGAAGGGGAAGGGGTAGCTGCTCGCGTCCTGGAAAACCTGGGGGTGGATCTGTCCAAGGTGCGCACCCAGGTGATCCGCATGTTGGGCGAGACCGCCGAAGTGACGGCGGGGGGTGGGTCTTCCAGCCGCACCAAGACGCCAACCCTGGACGAATTCGGCTCCAACCTCACCCAATTGGCCCAAGAGGGCAAGCTGGATCCCGTGGTGGGTCGGACGCGGGAGATCGAGCGCGTGATCCAGATCTTGGGCCGCCGCACCAAGAACAACCCCGTTCTTATCGGCGAGCCGGGCGTGGGCAAGACCGCCATCGCCGAAGGTCTGGCCCAGCGCATCGTGCAGGGGGACGTGCCCGACATCTTGGCCGACAAGCGGGTGGTCAGCCTGGATATCGGCCTGTTGGTGGCTGGCACCAAGTACCGCGGCGAGTTTGAGGAGCGCCTCAAGAAGATCATGGATGAGATCCGCAACGCCGGCAACATCATCCTGGTCATCGACGAGGTGCACACCCTCATTGGAGCCGGGGCTGCCGAAGGGGCCATCGATGCCGCCAACATCCTCAAGCCGGCTTTGGCCCGCGGCGAGCTGCAGTGCATCGGCGCCACCACGCTGGATGAGTACCGCAAGCACATCGAGCGGGATGCCGCCCTGGAGCGTCGCTTCCAGCCCATCATGGTGGGCGAGCCGAGCGTTTCAGAGACGATCGAGATCCTGTTTGGCCTGCGGGAGCGCTACGAGCAGCACCACAAGCTGAAGATCTCCGACGCGGCCTTGGAGGCAGCGGCCAAGCTGGCCGACCAATACATCTCTGACCGCTTCCTGCCGGACAAGGCCATCGACCTCATCGACGAGGCGGCTTCGCGGGTGCGCCTGATCAACTCGCAACTGCCGCCGGCGGCGCGGGAGCTGGATCAGGAGCTGCGGCGGGTGCTTAAGGAGAAGGATGCCGCGGTGCGGGCCCAAGACTTCGACAGGGCCGGCGAGCTGCGGGATCGGGAGATGGAGATCAAGCAGCAGATCCGCGCCATTGCGGCGGCCAAAAAAGCCGAGGAAAGCAGCCGCCAAGAGATGCCAGAGGTCACCGAAGAGGACATCGCCCAAGTGGTGAGCGCCTGGACGGGCGTGCCAGTGGCCAAGCTGACCGAGAGCGAGTCGGAGAAGCTGCTGCACATGGAGGAAACCCTGCACCAGCGCATCATCGGCCAAGATGAGGCGGTGCGGGCCATCTCGCGGGCCATTCGTCGGGCTCGCGTGGGGCTGAAAAACCCCAACCGTCCCATCGCCAGCTTCATCTTCTCCGGCCCAACAGGGGTAGGCAAAACCGAGCTGACCAAAGCCCTGGCGGCCTACTTCTTCGGCTCCGAGTCGGCTATGATCCGCCTCGACATGTCGGAGTACATGGAGCGGCACACGGTCAGCAAGCTGATCGGATCCCCGCCCGGATATGTCGGCTACAACGAGGGGGGGCAGCTTACGGAAGCGGTGCGGCGCCGTCCCTACACGGTGGTGCTCTTCGATGAGATCGAGAAGGCCCACCCGGACGTGTTCAACCTGCTGCTGCAGATCCTGGAGGACGGCCGCCTGACCGACGCCAAGGGCCGCACGGTGGACTTCAAAAACACCCTGATCGTGATGACCTCGAACATTGGCTCGAAGGTCATCGAGAAGGGTGGTGGCAGCCTCGGCTTCGAGTTCAACACCAACGACGAAGATGCGAACTACAACCGCATCCGCAACTTGGTGCACGAGGAGCTGAAGCAGTACTTCCGCCCCGAGTTCCTCAACCGGGTGGACGAGATCATCGTCTTCCGGCAACTGACCAAGGAGGAAGTGAAGCAGATCGCCGACATCCTGCTCAAGGAAGTGTTCGACCGCATGAAGGAGAAGAAGATTTACCTCACGGTCAGCGATCGCTTCAAGGATCTGCTGGTGGAGGAGGGCTACAACCCCAGCTATGGGGCACGTCCGCTGCGCCGTGCTATTCAGCGCCTGTTGGAAGACATCCTGGCAGAAGAGATCTTGACTGGCCACGTCAAAGAGGGATCAGAAGTCCTCATCGATGTGGACGAGGAGCGTAAGCCCAAGGTGCTGGTCACGGAGCCGGAGCGGGTGCTCTTGCCCCAGGGAGCGGAGTAA
- a CDS encoding ATP-dependent Clp protease proteolytic subunit, whose product MVQSTYYYGGAPVRTPPPDLASLLLQERIVYLGLPLAEEANANVTKLIVEQLLYLQYEDREKPIKMYINSTGTYSYDTAAFAILDTMNYIKPPVHTICIGNAIGMAAMLLAAGAKGFRASLPNATIVLHQPYGGTRGQASDIEIRTREILTLRNMMLEELSRSTGQPIERIKKDTERLFFMTPEEAKAYGLIDQVLTSSKALPKLATAKS is encoded by the coding sequence ATGGTGCAATCGACCTACTACTATGGCGGCGCTCCGGTTCGGACTCCGCCTCCCGATTTGGCTTCGCTGCTGCTGCAAGAGCGCATTGTCTATCTGGGTCTGCCCCTGGCCGAGGAGGCGAATGCCAACGTCACCAAGCTGATTGTGGAACAATTGCTGTATTTGCAGTACGAGGATCGGGAAAAGCCGATCAAGATGTACATCAACTCGACGGGCACCTACAGCTACGACACGGCAGCTTTTGCCATTCTGGATACGATGAACTACATCAAGCCGCCGGTGCATACCATCTGCATTGGCAATGCCATTGGCATGGCGGCCATGCTGTTGGCGGCGGGCGCCAAGGGGTTCCGGGCCAGTTTGCCCAATGCCACGATCGTGCTGCATCAGCCGTATGGGGGCACCCGTGGACAGGCCAGCGATATTGAAATTCGCACCCGCGAGATCTTGACCTTGCGCAACATGATGCTGGAGGAATTATCTCGCAGCACGGGCCAGCCCATAGAGCGCATCAAGAAGGATACGGAGCGGCTGTTTTTCATGACTCCGGAAGAGGCCAAAGCCTACGGTCTTATCGATCAGGTGTTGACCAGCTCCAAAGCCCTGCCGAAGTTGGCAACAGCCAAAAGCTGA
- a CDS encoding Uma2 family endonuclease: MVQVPVQPLTAEEYLRLKSWPYEGRLELEDGYIREVPTEERINTLIELFLIAELLKFLPVQRLSLGQVEVEVPAAKARFRNPDVMVLHPDHVSLLGNGRGTLRLPMPPPLLVVEVVSPGIDNEKRDYQDKRKDYAARGILEYWIVDPAKQSVSRWVGGEYEDEVKTGPERIVSSVLPQLDLSAQDLLQAHRSV; this comes from the coding sequence ATGGTTCAGGTCCCTGTACAGCCTTTAACGGCGGAGGAGTACCTACGCCTCAAAAGCTGGCCTTATGAAGGACGGCTTGAACTTGAAGACGGGTATATTCGGGAAGTGCCAACTGAGGAGCGCATTAACACCCTCATTGAGCTGTTTCTGATTGCGGAATTGCTCAAGTTTTTGCCCGTCCAACGCCTGAGCTTGGGCCAAGTTGAGGTCGAAGTGCCCGCAGCCAAGGCTCGGTTTCGCAACCCAGATGTGATGGTTTTACATCCTGACCATGTGAGCTTGCTGGGGAACGGTCGCGGAACCCTTCGGCTGCCCATGCCCCCGCCGCTGCTGGTGGTGGAAGTGGTTTCTCCTGGAATAGACAATGAAAAACGTGATTATCAAGACAAGCGCAAAGACTATGCTGCCCGTGGGATCCTGGAATACTGGATTGTGGATCCCGCCAAGCAGTCGGTGTCGCGCTGGGTTGGCGGGGAATACGAAGACGAGGTTAAAACCGGCCCTGAACGCATTGTTTCCTCGGTTTTGCCCCAGCTAGATTTAAGCGCGCAAGACCTCTTGCAAGCGCATCGTTCTGTGTAG
- a CDS encoding ATP-dependent Clp protease proteolytic subunit: protein MPIGVPRVPYRLPGEPYSQWISLDDRLYQERILFIGEPIDDNLANTIVGVMLYLNSQDPQKDIVMYINSPGGSVTAGMAIYDTMNHVKPDIVTVCVGQAASMGAFLLAAGTKGKRFALPHSRIMLHQPSLGMIQGQASDIEIRARETLRVKRRMNELLAQMTGQPLEKIERDVERDFYLSATEAQAYGIVDRVIQERSEAMAG from the coding sequence ATGCCGATTGGAGTGCCTCGCGTTCCCTACCGTCTGCCCGGTGAGCCCTACAGCCAGTGGATCAGCCTCGACGACCGCCTGTACCAAGAGCGGATCTTGTTTATCGGCGAGCCCATCGACGACAACCTGGCCAATACCATCGTGGGGGTGATGCTCTACCTCAACTCCCAGGATCCGCAAAAGGATATTGTGATGTACATCAACTCTCCTGGTGGCTCTGTAACGGCGGGCATGGCCATTTACGACACCATGAACCACGTCAAGCCCGACATTGTTACCGTTTGCGTGGGCCAAGCAGCCTCGATGGGGGCCTTCTTGCTGGCTGCCGGCACCAAGGGAAAACGCTTTGCCCTGCCCCACTCCCGCATCATGCTGCACCAGCCTTCCCTGGGGATGATCCAAGGTCAGGCCAGCGATATCGAAATTCGCGCCCGCGAAACTTTGCGGGTCAAGCGGCGTATGAATGAGCTCTTGGCGCAAATGACTGGCCAGCCGCTGGAGAAAATCGAGCGGGATGTGGAGCGGGATTTCTACCTCTCGGCTACGGAAGCCCAAGCCTACGGCATTGTAGACCGAGTGATCCAAGAGCGCTCGGAAGCAATGGCCGGCTAA
- a CDS encoding chromophore lyase CpcT/CpeT has translation MTASAAATSDSDLNTFADWLEGYYSNRAQAMAEPVWFVPVSLWYVRLPHLFSEGIGFFTEQFNEHTPGRFYRSRVLQVLADPLRIENYKLRDQAAWAGASQDLQRLAQLSLSDLQHLPGCRILVEKRADCYHGQMLPGGGCRLNPGDSTYIHIEFDLTAQEFITWDRGFDATTGQQTWGSRAGPYRYQKRIPVVFPPRP, from the coding sequence ATGACAGCTTCTGCTGCGGCAACTTCCGATTCCGACCTCAATACTTTTGCCGATTGGCTGGAAGGTTACTACAGCAACCGCGCCCAAGCCATGGCAGAACCGGTGTGGTTTGTACCGGTGAGCCTTTGGTACGTGCGCCTTCCCCACCTGTTTTCAGAAGGAATCGGCTTTTTTACCGAGCAATTTAACGAGCACACGCCGGGCCGGTTTTACCGCAGCCGGGTGCTGCAGGTATTGGCGGATCCCTTGCGGATCGAGAACTATAAGTTGCGGGATCAAGCGGCTTGGGCAGGTGCCTCTCAGGATCTGCAGCGCTTGGCGCAGCTTTCTCTGTCTGACTTGCAGCATTTGCCCGGTTGTCGCATCCTCGTAGAAAAGCGCGCAGACTGCTACCACGGCCAGATGCTGCCGGGCGGTGGCTGCCGCCTCAACCCCGGCGACAGCACCTACATCCACATCGAGTTTGACCTCACAGCCCAGGAATTCATCACCTGGGATCGCGGCTTCGACGCCACCACCGGCCAACAAACTTGGGGATCCCGCGCCGGCCCTTACCGCTACCAGAAAAGGATCCCTGTGGTATTTCCCCCTCGCCCCTAA
- a CDS encoding malic enzyme-like NAD(P)-binding protein, whose translation MTKLTPSSSYSIALRLRLPNQPGALARVTQAIAEVGGSLSQIDLIHQSAAETVREICVDAVSSEHAEQIRAAVASLPNVKVERVVDRTFELHRGGKLQVVAKSRLESAADLAMAYTPGVGRVALEIAADPSAVYEYTIKGNCVGIVTDGSAVLGLGNIGPEAALPVMEGKAALFKRFADIDAFPLCLATQEVGEIVETVVRLAPGFGGFNLEDISAPRCFAIELQLKARLNLPVFHDDQHGTAIVVLAALLNALKVVKKSLEEVRIVLNGAGAAGIAVTQLLRRAGARHILVCDRQGILSRSRADLTPEKAAVAVEESGSLAEALVGADVFIGVSVANALTPEMVEKMAPDPIVFALANPVPEIQPELVADRVAVMATGRSDYPNQINNVLAFPGVFRGALDCRAKQINTEMCLAAAQAIANLIPPEDLDPQWIIPSVFDGRVVPQVAAAVIQAARQTGVAGIP comes from the coding sequence ATGACAAAACTCACCCCCAGCTCCAGCTACAGCATTGCTCTACGTCTGCGCCTGCCCAACCAGCCAGGAGCGCTGGCCCGTGTTACCCAAGCTATTGCCGAGGTGGGAGGCAGCCTCAGCCAGATCGACCTCATCCACCAATCGGCAGCCGAAACGGTGCGGGAAATCTGCGTGGATGCCGTTAGCAGCGAGCATGCCGAGCAAATTCGCGCCGCTGTTGCCTCTTTGCCCAACGTAAAAGTGGAGCGGGTGGTGGATCGCACCTTTGAGCTGCACCGGGGGGGAAAGCTACAGGTGGTGGCCAAAAGCCGCCTGGAGAGCGCCGCCGATCTGGCCATGGCCTATACCCCGGGCGTGGGTCGGGTGGCGCTGGAAATTGCCGCCGATCCCAGCGCTGTGTATGAATACACCATCAAGGGCAATTGCGTTGGCATCGTAACCGATGGCAGCGCCGTGCTGGGCCTGGGGAATATCGGCCCGGAGGCGGCTCTGCCAGTGATGGAGGGAAAAGCAGCCCTGTTCAAACGCTTTGCTGATATCGATGCTTTCCCGCTCTGCCTGGCCACCCAGGAGGTGGGGGAAATTGTGGAGACGGTGGTGCGCCTGGCGCCGGGGTTTGGCGGCTTCAACCTGGAGGACATCAGCGCCCCCCGCTGCTTTGCCATCGAGTTGCAGCTCAAGGCCCGTCTCAACCTGCCGGTGTTCCACGACGATCAGCATGGCACCGCCATTGTGGTGCTGGCAGCGTTGTTGAATGCCTTGAAGGTGGTTAAAAAAAGCCTAGAGGAGGTGCGCATTGTCCTCAACGGGGCAGGAGCAGCCGGTATTGCGGTAACTCAACTGCTGCGACGGGCCGGGGCCAGACATATCCTGGTCTGCGACCGCCAAGGGATCCTCAGCCGCTCCCGCGCCGACCTCACCCCCGAGAAAGCTGCCGTTGCCGTTGAGGAGAGCGGATCCCTGGCAGAGGCTTTGGTGGGAGCAGATGTGTTCATCGGGGTGAGCGTGGCCAATGCTTTGACACCAGAGATGGTGGAGAAAATGGCGCCGGATCCCATTGTCTTTGCCTTGGCCAACCCGGTGCCAGAGATCCAGCCCGAGCTGGTGGCAGATCGAGTCGCCGTGATGGCCACCGGGCGCAGCGACTACCCCAACCAGATCAACAATGTGCTGGCCTTCCCAGGGGTGTTCCGCGGCGCTCTCGATTGCCGCGCCAAGCAGATCAACACTGAGATGTGCCTGGCTGCCGCCCAGGCCATTGCCAATTTGATCCCACCGGAAGATTTGGATCCCCAGTGGATCATTCCCTCGGTCTTCGATGGGCGGGTAGTTCCTCAGGTGGCTGCCGCCGTGATCCAAGCTGCCCGCCAAACAGGAGTGGCCGGGATCCCTTGA
- a CDS encoding DUF1614 domain-containing protein, with protein MFYLPVSLLLFLMLVLLLPFLWLGLAVDVVALAVGKLGFSREGALLLLLAILAGSSVNIPLYRVKCEVTLVEDLASLWIRQFWGIPLAKISQETVVALNVGGGLIPVLLALYQFGRADGLLILAVTALVTVVSYYASHVVPGIGIQMNPLTAPATAALAAMFWAGDQAPAVAFAGGVLGTVIGADLLHLPEVLRRNCSGILSIGGAGVFDGIALCGLFALLLS; from the coding sequence ATGTTCTACTTGCCGGTCTCGCTGTTGCTGTTTTTGATGCTGGTGCTGCTGCTGCCTTTCCTCTGGCTGGGGCTGGCGGTGGATGTGGTGGCGTTGGCGGTGGGCAAGTTGGGGTTCTCGCGGGAGGGGGCGCTGTTGCTGCTGCTGGCTATCCTGGCGGGCAGCTCGGTCAATATTCCCCTGTATCGTGTGAAGTGCGAGGTAACGCTGGTGGAAGACCTGGCCAGCCTGTGGATACGGCAATTTTGGGGGATCCCGTTGGCCAAGATCTCTCAGGAGACCGTGGTTGCTCTGAACGTGGGCGGGGGGCTGATCCCGGTGCTCTTGGCCCTGTATCAATTTGGCCGGGCCGATGGGCTGTTGATCCTGGCCGTAACGGCGCTGGTGACTGTGGTCAGCTACTATGCTTCCCACGTGGTGCCCGGAATCGGCATTCAGATGAATCCCTTGACCGCCCCGGCTACGGCAGCCTTGGCCGCCATGTTCTGGGCTGGAGATCAGGCGCCGGCGGTGGCCTTTGCTGGCGGGGTTTTGGGCACGGTGATCGGAGCGGATCTGCTGCACTTGCCGGAGGTGCTGCGGCGCAATTGCTCGGGCATTCTCAGCATTGGCGGGGCCGGGGTTTTCGATGGCATTGCTCTCTGTGGCCTGTTTGCCCTGTTGCTGAGCTAA
- a CDS encoding caspase family protein — MERRSFLQKLLLVAAGLGLSPGWLVGQAERYGQALAASSRKLALLIGINRYPGEGSPLQGCVTDVELQRELLRYRFGFDPADILILTDGAATSSAIQSAFAEHLGSASQTAETVVVQFSGYGQWRAGSSPERWQPALLLAGPEEAAAMGLERFFQLVQSLGTAQLTTVLDCGFTYVAPAVRGNLQLRSRPPKVPKEVASTSPEAVAPGRLPSGEVQQIWPSPPKGLLIAATTPQDLAAEAAWPGFHAGILTYLLTQYLWETTPATRLLIAFNQVAGQRELGLFACQRPILEGKETARRIPPYFLTPPQVGVSGAIQEVKGNRAQVWLGGIPPAALCGLQPGTLLVPIAAEPSTASPVPLLIRSRSGLLAQVQPANGEGQFPPVGTLVREQLRSLSSSLKLLVGLEDNLGRVEKVDLTNAIAGYSWMETANPRERQVDCLLGRITPEMAAAFQLDALPKPLEVNSYSLFWPGRELLLNSCGPAGEAAATAVQRLVPRLAHLLAAKRLRATLNAAISPLAVVGELSTKGKPLRGSRLAQGAAAPGEPGMPRFMRGDPLYLTLRNEGEQDLFGYLLMVDSSGQLHLLAPMPQEDFALPLRLEAKSSLTLPPLPEMAGNSRSAVNPDLLTCHAQGLTELLFVASTRPLSASLEALKTMARKLGVARSPLLLNGPLEWTQILLEELTQRAPEGDPDLRWLDPGQAVTLSLTYLLV; from the coding sequence ATGGAAAGGCGGTCTTTTCTACAAAAGTTACTCCTGGTTGCTGCCGGCCTTGGTCTCTCTCCCGGCTGGTTGGTGGGTCAGGCTGAGCGCTACGGGCAAGCTTTGGCGGCCAGCTCCCGCAAGTTGGCTCTCTTGATAGGCATTAACCGCTACCCCGGCGAGGGATCCCCGTTACAGGGGTGTGTCACGGATGTGGAGCTGCAGCGGGAGCTGCTGCGGTATCGCTTTGGCTTTGACCCGGCAGACATTCTCATCCTCACCGATGGAGCTGCCACTTCAAGCGCGATCCAGTCAGCCTTTGCCGAGCACTTGGGAAGTGCAAGTCAGACGGCTGAAACGGTAGTGGTGCAGTTTAGCGGCTACGGCCAATGGCGGGCGGGATCTTCGCCCGAGCGCTGGCAGCCGGCGCTGCTGTTGGCTGGCCCTGAAGAAGCGGCGGCTATGGGTCTGGAGCGCTTTTTCCAGCTTGTGCAAAGCTTGGGCACAGCCCAGCTCACGACCGTACTCGATTGTGGCTTTACCTATGTTGCACCCGCAGTACGGGGCAACTTGCAACTGCGCTCCCGCCCGCCGAAAGTCCCCAAGGAAGTAGCCTCTACCTCCCCAGAGGCGGTGGCTCCCGGTCGCCTGCCTTCTGGTGAAGTGCAGCAGATTTGGCCCTCTCCGCCCAAGGGGTTGTTAATTGCCGCCACCACCCCCCAAGATTTGGCGGCAGAAGCCGCTTGGCCGGGATTTCATGCAGGGATACTCACCTACCTGTTGACGCAGTACCTGTGGGAGACCACACCTGCCACCCGCCTGCTGATAGCCTTCAACCAAGTGGCCGGTCAGCGGGAGCTGGGCCTGTTTGCTTGTCAGCGCCCCATCCTGGAGGGCAAAGAAACGGCTCGGCGCATCCCGCCCTACTTCCTCACCCCCCCTCAGGTGGGAGTCAGCGGCGCCATCCAGGAAGTGAAGGGGAATCGGGCCCAGGTGTGGCTGGGTGGGATCCCACCGGCGGCACTCTGCGGCTTGCAGCCAGGTACTCTTTTGGTTCCCATTGCTGCCGAGCCTTCCACCGCCTCGCCGGTGCCGCTGCTGATTCGTTCTCGCAGCGGCCTGTTGGCACAGGTGCAGCCGGCCAACGGGGAAGGTCAATTTCCCCCCGTGGGCACGCTGGTGCGGGAGCAGTTGCGCAGCCTCTCCAGCAGCCTCAAGCTTTTGGTGGGTCTGGAAGACAACTTAGGCCGCGTTGAAAAAGTAGATCTGACCAACGCCATCGCCGGCTACAGCTGGATGGAGACGGCCAACCCGCGCGAGCGCCAGGTGGATTGCCTGCTGGGCCGCATCACCCCCGAAATGGCCGCCGCCTTTCAATTGGACGCTCTGCCCAAACCCCTGGAAGTCAACAGCTACAGCCTCTTTTGGCCGGGGCGAGAATTGCTGCTCAATTCCTGCGGGCCGGCTGGGGAAGCTGCCGCTACGGCAGTGCAGCGGCTGGTGCCCCGTCTGGCCCATCTGCTGGCGGCCAAGCGCCTGCGGGCTACCCTCAACGCGGCAATCTCGCCGCTGGCGGTGGTGGGGGAATTGTCCACCAAGGGCAAACCCTTGCGGGGGTCACGGCTTGCCCAAGGGGCCGCTGCTCCTGGCGAGCCAGGCATGCCACGCTTTATGCGCGGGGATCCCCTCTATCTCACTCTGCGCAACGAGGGCGAGCAGGATCTGTTCGGGTACCTGTTGATGGTCGATTCCAGCGGGCAACTGCACCTGCTGGCCCCCATGCCCCAGGAGGACTTTGCCCTGCCGCTGCGCCTGGAGGCCAAGAGCAGCCTGACTTTGCCACCTCTGCCTGAGATGGCTGGCAATTCGCGCTCTGCCGTCAATCCCGATCTGCTCACCTGCCATGCCCAGGGGCTGACCGAGCTGCTGTTTGTGGCCAGCACTCGCCCCTTGTCGGCCAGCTTGGAAGCCCTCAAAACCATGGCCCGCAAGCTGGGGGTAGCCCGTTCGCCGCTGTTGCTCAATGGGCCGCTGGAATGGACGCAAATTCTCCTCGAGGAGTTGACCCAGCGTGCCCCCGAAGGGGATCCCGACTTGCGCTGGCTGGATCCCGGCCAGGCTGTTACCCTTTCCCTCACCTATTTGCTGGTTTAG